In Symmachiella dynata, the following are encoded in one genomic region:
- a CDS encoding PP2C family protein-serine/threonine phosphatase — MVLKQHPPWGLQYHSPLEIDTCRTSRIMTALVTDYRRLVLLICRQFSEATGWVLRFTPATEETAEAVLDQLNTDACCCWHAEIRDELAIAGYLHLDVPEFNEPNSSLESVTALGQTLANLISELVSAAHQIDASSRDLSTLVDLKCAVREGTDLPRTMSDLLTAAAQLTESWGATFFLLNPTTNSLRLRAVYRQGVETIPLKTRELRSGQPDFQALIHGPIVVQRDDPHGERLLPSDALSGLCVPVMAENVPLGTMWVYDRRQREFIDRQIHVLQSIAIQTAAILERMVLLRESEVQHRLSRELQVASENQPDDFVNHAIDDPMFEVAAFCISAHELGGDLCESIPLSSNRTGIAVGDASGNSIPAAMVKATARGALRTQQVEDPDVAGVMQRVNAALHTLTHSQHFMSLVYGVLDSEKRTFTYSNAGHCNPIFIRGDNVTTLESHGLLLGVLGDTEYGHSVVDLQPGDVLVIYSDGISEAMNRSRELFRSKGIIAAVRECREGTAAEILQNIWGRAEAHCDGDSLPDDRTLMVVKIRE; from the coding sequence ATGGTACTGAAACAGCACCCGCCTTGGGGGCTGCAATATCATTCCCCCTTAGAAATCGACACCTGCCGGACGTCACGTATTATGACCGCACTGGTGACAGATTATCGCCGACTCGTTTTGCTCATCTGCCGACAGTTTTCCGAAGCGACTGGCTGGGTATTGCGTTTCACCCCCGCCACGGAAGAGACGGCTGAAGCGGTGTTGGACCAGTTGAACACCGATGCCTGCTGCTGTTGGCATGCGGAGATTCGTGACGAATTAGCCATCGCCGGCTACTTACATCTCGATGTCCCGGAATTCAACGAGCCGAATTCGTCGCTGGAATCGGTGACAGCGCTAGGGCAAACGTTGGCGAACCTGATTTCGGAATTGGTCTCCGCCGCACACCAGATCGATGCGTCCTCACGCGATTTGTCGACATTGGTCGACTTAAAATGCGCAGTCCGCGAGGGCACGGACCTGCCACGCACGATGTCGGATTTGCTGACCGCTGCGGCCCAATTGACCGAATCGTGGGGAGCGACGTTCTTTCTGCTCAACCCCACCACGAACTCATTGCGCTTGCGGGCCGTTTATCGTCAAGGGGTAGAGACGATTCCGCTGAAGACCCGCGAATTACGATCGGGGCAACCGGACTTCCAAGCATTGATTCATGGGCCGATCGTAGTGCAACGGGACGATCCGCACGGTGAACGACTCTTGCCGTCCGATGCGCTTTCGGGATTGTGCGTTCCGGTGATGGCGGAAAATGTGCCGTTGGGGACGATGTGGGTCTATGACCGGCGACAGCGGGAATTTATTGACCGGCAGATCCATGTTTTGCAGTCGATCGCCATTCAAACCGCTGCCATTTTGGAACGTATGGTGTTGTTGCGGGAAAGCGAAGTGCAACACCGACTGTCGCGCGAACTGCAGGTCGCCTCGGAGAATCAACCGGATGATTTTGTCAATCACGCCATTGATGACCCGATGTTCGAAGTCGCCGCCTTTTGCATCAGCGCGCATGAACTGGGGGGAGATTTGTGTGAGTCGATTCCGCTGTCATCTAATCGCACGGGGATCGCCGTGGGCGATGCCTCAGGAAATAGCATCCCGGCCGCCATGGTGAAGGCGACCGCGCGGGGGGCGCTGCGCACTCAGCAAGTGGAAGATCCTGACGTTGCTGGCGTCATGCAGCGCGTCAATGCGGCACTGCACACATTGACACATTCGCAGCACTTTATGAGCCTGGTCTATGGTGTGCTCGATTCCGAAAAGCGAACATTCACCTACTCCAATGCCGGCCATTGCAATCCGATCTTTATTCGTGGAGACAACGTCACCACGTTGGAGTCACACGGTCTGCTGTTAGGGGTTCTAGGCGATACCGAGTACGGGCATTCGGTGGTCGATCTGCAACCCGGCGACGTGCTGGTCATCTATAGCGACGGCATTAGCGAAGCGATGAACCGTTCGCGGGAATTGTTCCGCTCCAAAGGCATCATCGCCGCTGTCCGAGAATGCCGCGAAGGGACGGCTGCTGAAATCCTGCAAAACATCTGGGGCCGCGCCGAAGCGCATTGCGATGGTGATTCGCTTCCCGATGACCGGACCTTGATGGTGGTCAAGATTCGAGAATAG
- the lptE gene encoding LPS assembly lipoprotein LptE: MIRTVQRTVGAVTLMLLAFTLSGCGYAVGPAFDNEVHTVYVETFNTDLFRRGIEIQLTEAIQRQVQTQTPLRLASCADADTKLSGRIVSSRKHTLGQSSYDEARQLELDLRIHVTWVDQRTGELLQEQEVALAPDVVHLMSEGDFAPEVGQSLATAYQVALDEMAREIVQMMETPW; the protein is encoded by the coding sequence GTGATTCGCACCGTTCAACGAACTGTAGGCGCCGTGACGTTAATGCTGCTGGCATTCACGCTGAGCGGTTGCGGCTACGCGGTGGGGCCGGCGTTTGACAACGAAGTCCACACGGTCTACGTCGAAACTTTCAACACCGATTTGTTTCGCCGTGGCATCGAGATTCAGTTGACCGAGGCGATTCAGCGGCAAGTCCAAACGCAGACGCCGCTTCGCCTAGCAAGTTGCGCGGATGCCGATACCAAACTGTCGGGACGGATTGTCAGCTCCAGAAAACATACGTTGGGGCAAAGCAGTTACGACGAGGCGCGGCAATTGGAACTCGATTTGCGGATCCATGTCACCTGGGTCGATCAGCGAACAGGCGAGCTGCTTCAGGAACAAGAAGTGGCCTTGGCGCCGGACGTGGTGCACTTGATGTCCGAAGGCGATTTCGCCCCGGAAGTCGGGCAATCGTTAGCGACCGCCTATCAAGTGGCGTTGGACGAAATGGCCCGCGAAATCGTGCAGATGATGGAAACCCCTTGGTAG
- the bamD gene encoding outer membrane protein assembly factor BamD, whose product MPKNLKNRNLLPHFFLMVGWAVMGLPYLAGCSTVESGREKIGTMFGSSTRTAEERLLADGSLAPMEGQDEFNAAKKLYAAKNFEEAEKAFKKVTKKYEDRPIEEEALFMLAESQFQQERFPKAEDSYNRLLNKYEGSRYMDQATFRLFTIARDWLDGPAPVQEQEVIQASGGENPESGVVRIEKQKRPFPLIPNITDNKRPAFDTDGRALEALKSIWLNHPTGKLADDAVMLSGVHHYRTGNYLEAGHFFEMLREQYPNSPHAANAYQFGAHVEQLIYQGPAYDGRGLDKAIELTESTLSLFPDKVNRERLQKSLAYINHEKARKSWERVQYRLGKGQREAAEINCVALLQEHPDSAFAELAKQTMEELRAERLQRSGIDPSEELVQPELPKYEESYDGEVGEFYIGDSEEGETVESEDTIAPPDFSDVPDLFENLPTE is encoded by the coding sequence ATGCCTAAAAACCTAAAAAATCGAAACTTGCTCCCGCATTTCTTTTTGATGGTGGGATGGGCCGTGATGGGGTTGCCCTATCTGGCTGGATGTTCCACAGTCGAATCGGGACGCGAGAAAATCGGCACCATGTTCGGGTCAAGCACGCGGACCGCTGAGGAACGCCTGTTGGCCGACGGTTCTCTGGCCCCCATGGAAGGTCAGGACGAATTCAATGCGGCAAAAAAACTGTATGCCGCCAAGAATTTTGAGGAAGCGGAAAAGGCGTTCAAAAAAGTCACCAAAAAATATGAAGACCGCCCCATCGAGGAAGAAGCCTTGTTCATGCTGGCCGAAAGCCAGTTTCAACAGGAGCGGTTTCCCAAGGCGGAAGATTCCTATAACCGTCTGTTGAACAAATACGAAGGCTCGCGCTATATGGACCAGGCCACATTCCGCCTGTTCACCATTGCGCGGGACTGGTTGGATGGCCCCGCCCCGGTTCAAGAGCAAGAAGTCATTCAAGCCTCGGGTGGCGAGAATCCCGAATCGGGTGTCGTCAGAATTGAGAAACAAAAACGGCCGTTCCCATTGATTCCGAATATCACGGACAACAAACGTCCTGCGTTCGATACCGACGGGCGCGCCCTGGAAGCGCTCAAGTCGATTTGGTTGAATCACCCCACCGGTAAATTGGCGGACGATGCCGTGATGTTGTCAGGTGTGCATCACTACCGCACCGGCAACTATTTGGAAGCTGGCCATTTCTTCGAAATGCTTCGCGAACAGTACCCCAACAGCCCCCACGCAGCGAACGCCTATCAATTCGGAGCGCATGTCGAGCAGTTGATCTATCAAGGCCCCGCCTATGACGGGAGAGGGCTGGACAAGGCGATCGAGCTCACCGAGAGCACGCTGAGTCTGTTTCCGGACAAGGTCAATCGAGAGCGACTGCAAAAATCATTGGCCTATATCAATCACGAAAAGGCCCGCAAGTCCTGGGAACGGGTTCAATACCGTTTAGGCAAAGGGCAACGGGAAGCAGCCGAAATCAACTGCGTGGCGTTGTTGCAGGAGCATCCCGATTCAGCATTTGCCGAATTGGCGAAGCAGACAATGGAAGAATTGCGAGCGGAACGTTTGCAACGCTCCGGTATCGATCCCTCAGAAGAATTGGTCCAACCGGAATTGCCCAAATACGAGGAATCGTATGACGGCGAGGTCGGTGAATTTTACATCGGGGATAGTGAAGAGGGCGAAACGGTCGAATCCGAAGATACGATTGCCCCGCCCGATTTCTCAGACGTCCCGGATCTCTTCGAAAACTTACCGACGGAATAA
- the recO gene encoding DNA repair protein RecO, giving the protein MSTEQTEAIVIRLADFSESSRVVTCFSREFGKLSAVAKGAKRAKSAFEAGLDLLSVYNIVFIRKSSGGLDILTEAQLKRRFQSNDRDLTGLYGGYYVAELLNGLNEEYDPHPQLYDDVVATLEAFSVAGNAATAILRFELGLLREIGQLPAWDICVRCGRQVEPAAWYGMKSSLGGVVCRSCLAQEEYFHRLTAGAVAVLRRLSEETTSPQSRVSVTRQQFTEIRHVLDAAIRQALGRRPKTLKFLKFT; this is encoded by the coding sequence TTGTCGACTGAACAGACGGAAGCGATTGTGATTCGGTTGGCCGATTTCAGTGAAAGCAGCCGCGTGGTCACCTGCTTTTCACGGGAGTTTGGCAAGTTGTCGGCGGTCGCCAAAGGTGCCAAGCGCGCGAAGAGCGCGTTCGAGGCTGGTCTTGACCTGTTAAGCGTTTACAATATAGTGTTCATCCGCAAATCGTCCGGCGGGTTGGACATACTGACCGAAGCTCAACTCAAAAGACGATTTCAGTCAAACGATCGCGACTTAACCGGCCTGTACGGCGGGTATTATGTCGCGGAATTGCTGAATGGACTGAATGAAGAATACGATCCGCATCCTCAATTATACGACGATGTGGTCGCGACCTTAGAAGCGTTTTCTGTCGCTGGAAATGCTGCGACAGCTATTTTGCGTTTTGAGTTAGGCCTGCTGCGTGAAATCGGCCAGTTGCCCGCATGGGATATTTGTGTGCGGTGCGGTCGGCAGGTGGAACCAGCGGCTTGGTATGGAATGAAATCCAGTTTGGGCGGCGTGGTTTGCCGTTCTTGTCTGGCACAAGAAGAATATTTTCACCGGTTAACCGCCGGAGCGGTGGCTGTCTTGCGGCGCCTGTCGGAAGAAACAACATCGCCACAATCGCGCGTCAGCGTAACACGTCAACAGTTCACAGAAATTCGCCACGTTCTCGACGCAGCCATTCGGCAAGCATTGGGACGGCGACCTAAAACGTTGAAGTTTTTGAAGTTCACTTAA
- a CDS encoding ThuA domain-containing protein, with the protein MWYRLNQVLALVVLFVAGICNGNAELRAAEKLDILIVDGQNNHDWHVMTPYMSQVLENTGRFTVDVVTTPPKNAPAAAWDAFLPEFSKYDAVLSNYNGQPWPQQVQKDLTAYVKGGGGLVIIHAANNAFPKWPQWNEMIGLGWRGKEFGERVALDDKGKIQRVSAGKGPGAGHGRQHEYAIVTRDPDHPVTRGMPREWMHTKDELYHGQRGPALNMQILATAFSDKATGGTGTHEPMVWVIPYGKGRVFTTVLGHVGGEDITSLRCIGFQTVMNRGCEWAATGEVTLPIPKNFPKPDVVSVDPGK; encoded by the coding sequence ATGTGGTATCGGTTGAATCAGGTGCTGGCTTTGGTGGTCTTGTTTGTTGCTGGAATCTGCAATGGCAATGCCGAATTGCGTGCGGCAGAGAAACTCGACATTCTGATCGTCGATGGCCAGAACAATCACGACTGGCATGTGATGACGCCTTACATGAGTCAGGTCTTGGAAAACACCGGTCGGTTTACCGTCGACGTTGTCACGACTCCTCCCAAAAATGCGCCGGCGGCTGCTTGGGATGCTTTCCTGCCTGAGTTCTCAAAATACGACGCTGTGCTGAGCAATTACAACGGTCAACCTTGGCCACAACAGGTACAGAAAGATCTCACCGCCTACGTCAAAGGGGGCGGGGGCTTGGTGATTATCCATGCGGCAAATAACGCGTTTCCCAAATGGCCGCAATGGAATGAGATGATCGGTCTGGGGTGGCGCGGTAAAGAGTTTGGTGAACGGGTTGCATTGGATGACAAGGGCAAGATCCAGCGGGTCTCTGCCGGCAAAGGCCCCGGTGCGGGACATGGTCGGCAACACGAGTATGCAATCGTGACGCGCGATCCGGACCATCCCGTCACCCGTGGCATGCCCCGTGAATGGATGCACACCAAGGACGAGTTGTATCACGGCCAACGCGGCCCGGCGCTGAACATGCAAATTTTGGCAACGGCTTTTTCCGACAAGGCCACCGGCGGCACCGGCACGCATGAGCCGATGGTGTGGGTGATTCCCTACGGCAAAGGACGCGTCTTCACCACGGTGCTGGGACACGTTGGCGGCGAGGACATCACGTCGCTGCGTTGTATCGGCTTTCAAACGGTGATGAATCGCGGTTGCGAATGGGCAGCGACGGGCGAAGTGACGTTGCCGATTCCAAAGAATTTCCCCAAACCGGACGTGGTGAGTGTCGATCCTGGCAAGTGA